The following are encoded in a window of Bos indicus isolate NIAB-ARS_2022 breed Sahiwal x Tharparkar chromosome 7, NIAB-ARS_B.indTharparkar_mat_pri_1.0, whole genome shotgun sequence genomic DNA:
- the IRF1 gene encoding interferon regulatory factor 1 yields MPITRMRMRPWLEMQINSNQIPGLIWINKEEMIFQIPWKHAAKHGWDINKDACLFRSWAIHTGRYKAGEKEPDPKTWKANFRCAMNSLPDIEEVKDQSRNKGSSAVRVYRMLPPLTKSQRKERKSKSSRDARSKAKKKPYGEYSPDTFSDGLSSSTLPDDHSNYTVRSYMGQDLDIERTLTPALSPCGVSSTLPNWSIPVEIVPDSTSDLYNFQVSPMPSTSEAATDEDEEGKLTEDIMKLLEQTGWQQTSVDGKGYLLNEPGAQPTSVYGEFSCKEEPEVDSPGGYIGLISSDMKNMDPSWLDSLLTPVRLPSIQAIPCAP; encoded by the exons ATGCCCATCACTCGGATGCGCATGAGACCTTGGCTAGAGATGCAGATTAATTCCAaccaaatcccagggctgatctggaTTAATAAA GAGGAGATGATCTTCCAGATCCCATGGAAGCACGCTGCGAAGCATGGCTGGGACATCAACAAGGATGCCTGTCTGTTTCGGAGCTGGGCCATTCACACAG GCCGATACAAAGCAGGGGAAAAGGAGCCGGATCCCAAGACCTGGAAGGCCAACTTTCGCTGCGCCATGAACTCGCTGCCAGATATTGAGGAGGTGAAGGACCAGAGCAGGAACAAGGGCAGTTCAGCTGTGAGGGTGTACCGGATGCTCCCACCCCTCACCAAGAGCCAGAGGAAAG AGAGAAAGTCCAAGTCCAGCCGAGACGCTAGGAGCAAGGCCAAGAAGAAG CCATATGGGGAATACAGCCCTGATACCTTCTCTGATGGACTCAGTAGCTCCACCCTGCCTGATGACCACAGCAACTACACAGTTCGCAGCTACATGGGGCAGGACCTGGACATCGAACGGACTCTCACTCCAG CGCTGTCACCGTGTGGCGTCAGTAGCACTCTCCCTAACTGGTCCATTCCGGTGGAAATTGTGCCAGACAGCACCAGCGACCTGTACAACTTTCAGGTGTCGCCCATGCCCTCCACCTCTGAAG CTGCAACAGATGAGGACGAGGAAGGGAAATTAACTGAGGACATCATGAAG CTCTTGGAGCAAACAGGGTGGCAGCAGACAAGCGTGGATGGGAAGGGGTATCTGCTTAATGAACCTGGGGCCCAGCCCACCTCTGTCTATGGAGAGTTCAGTTGCAAGGAGGAGCCAGAAGTTGACAGCCCTGGGG gTTATATTGGCCTGATATCTTCAGATATGAAGAACATGGATCCCAGCTGGTTGGACAGCCTGCTCACCCCAGTCAGGCTGCCCTCCATCCAGGCCATTCCTTGCGCACCATAG